Part of the Arcobacter sp. LA11 genome, GATGATATTGAAAATACTCAATTACAATCTTCTATTAAAGAAGAGTTAAAAGCTTTAGCTCGTAATTTTGTTATTTACAATCATTCGACTTATTAGGATTTAGAAACTAAATTCAAAGACAATTATAAAACTTGTTAACTTAAGGATATTTTATGGAAATTAGAGGCGAAGAATTTATAAAAAAAGTTCAACTTAAACAAGAAAAAGAAGAGATTGAACAAAGATTAAATGAAATAAACAATGCTGAGTCAATCTATGAGGAACCTGAAAAAACAGTTCCTCCTAGACTTGATAGAGAAATTGAGATTCAAGAAGAACAAGAATACAGTGATATCATGCTTGGTAAATCTCCAACTTCTAATGAAATAAATAAGAAAAAATACCTAGTACTTGGTTTAATTTTAGTAATTTTATTTTTATTAACAATCATAATCATTCGCCTATTAAATAATGATTCTACAAAAGATGACTCTTTTTCTAAATCTCAAAACACAGCTAGTGAAAAAGTTTTAGAAAATGAGAATATTGAAGAACAATATCAAAAAATCATAAATGAAAAATTAAAAAATATAAAAAATGAAAATGAAAAAGAAGTAATCAAAGAAGAAAAAATTGATGAAAAACTAAATCTTCAAAAAATTGAAGAAAAAGAGATTGAAGAAGCAGTTAAAGAAGCAAAACCAGATGTTTTTGAAATAAAAAAGACTGAACCAATCTATGTTCCTCCAAAGAAAAAAGCTTTAGTTGAACCTAAAATAGAAAAAAAAGTTGAGAAAGAAAAGCCAAAACCAATCGTAAAAAAAGAAGTTAAAAAAACTACACCAGTAGTTAAAAAGGCTACTCCTAAGCCGGCTAAAAACTCAAGTATAACAACTTCACCAAAAGGGACATTTGTTCAAGTTGGAGCATTCTCAAAAATGCCAAATAACAAATATCTTAGTGATATAACAAAAAAAGGTTTCAAATATAAAGTATATAAAGTAACAATTAACAATAAATTGTTTCACAAAGTATTAATTGGGCCATATCAATCAAGAGGACAAGCAAAATTAGCAACAGAAAATATTAAGAAAAAACTAAATATTTCTGGAGCATTTATATTAACATTTTAAGGCAAATTATTAATGCAATTTTATTCAAAAGAACTTTTTCTAGATCAATTCACTCCTGTTTCGATCTACGAAAAAGTTAAAAACTTATATAAAAATGAAATCACTTTTTTATTTGAAAGTACAATCAATTCTGCTGATGGGAACTACTCATTTATAGCTATTGGGGAACGTGAAAGAGTTTGGTACGAAAACAATACCTGTTTCTATAAAAATGAAGAAGGAACTGTAAAAGAAGTAGAATCAAATCCACTTAAATTTTTACAAAAATATTATAAAGAGTTTGATAAGCAATTTTATAAACAAAAAGCTGCCGAACTTGGAATTGGTTTAGTTGATGGATTCATTGGCAATATCGGTTATGATATTGGAAAAGAGTTTGAACCAAAACTAAAAGAGTCTATGAATAATTTAATAGACCAATTAAATATTCCAGATTTAGATCTAATAAGGCCAAATATTGTTTTAGGATTTTCTCATAAAACTTCTAAATTAATTATGGTTACTTCAGTTGATTCTAAAAAAGATGATTTAGAAAGAATTGAAAAAGAGTTATTTACTCCATATACATACACACCACTTAAAAAAGCAACTTTGATAGATGAAGGAAAATTCAATTTTACAAAAGAAGAGTTTTTTCAAATGGTTGCAAAATCTAAAGAAATGGTACGTTCAGGTGATGTATTTCAAATTCTTATGTCAAATAGATTTATACAAAAAGCAAAAGTAGACCACTTAAGTTTTTATCGAGCATTAAGAAGTAAAAACCCTAGTCCATATCTATTTTTCTTAGAATATGAAAACTTTTCAATTGCAGGAAGTTCTCCAGAAGTTATGATAAAACTTGTAGATGGACATTTACTTTTAAGACCAATTGCAGGAACAAGAAAAAGAGGGAAAACTTTAGATAAAGATATCGAAATGGAAATCGAACTAATAAATGATGTAAAAGAAAGAGCAGAACATCTAATGTTAGTTGATTTAGGACGTAATGATATTGGACGGGTTGCACGTCCTGGGACAGTAAAAGTTACTGATTTAATGAGAATAGAAAGATACTCACATGTAATGCATATTGTCTCAGATGTTGAAGCTATTATTGATGAAAAATATGACATGTTTGATTTATTTGCTGCTACATTTACAGCGGGAACTATGACAGGAGCTCCAAAAATTAGAGCAATGGAATTAATTGCCCAATTTGAAGGAATAAAAAGAAATTTCTATTCAGGAAGTATTGCATATTTTGGATTTGATGGAAATATGGATAGTGCAATTACTATTAGAACTACAATGCTTACAGAAGATAAAGTAATTTTCCAAGCAGGAGCAGGAGTAGTAGCTGATAGTAAACCAGAAGATGAGTATTTAGAAGTACATAACAAACTTGCTGCAAATATTGCAACATTAAATGATTTAGCATAAAGGATTAAAATTGTTACTTGGAGTAAATATTGACCATATTGCAGTATTAAGAGAAGCTAGAAAAATAAATGACCCAAATCCACTTGATGCACTTGGAATTTGTAAACTTGGGGGCGCTGATCAAATTACTATTCATTTAAGAGAAGATAGACGTCATATACATGATAATGATGCAAAGGTTATAATAGAGCAATCTTCTTTACCAGTAAACCTAGAATGTGCAATTGATGAAGAGATTATTGATATTGTATGCAAATTAAAACCAGCAAGAGCAACACTTGTTCCAGAAAAAAGAGAAGAAGTTACAACAGAAGGTGGTTTAGATTTAGAAGGAAGTTTTGATAGAATTAAAAAAGCTGTAAAAAAACTTCATGAAAATGAAATTGAAGTATCACTTTTTATTGACTCAGATAAAAACATGATTGAATTAAGTTCAAAATTAAAAGTTGAATGGATTGAGCTTCATACAGGAGCTTTTGCAAATATTTATGCAATGCTTCATGGAAACCTTTCAAACTCTCACCATAGTATTAAAGAGTTAGAATTACCTAGAAATGAATTAAAGAAACTACTAAACAACAGTAGAAAAGAGATAAAAAAAGCTGCTAGTTTAGCACAAGAACTTAATCTAAAAGTTGCTGCAGGACATGGATTAAATTATCAAAATGTTACAAAAATTTCTTC contains:
- a CDS encoding SPOR domain-containing protein, which translates into the protein MEIRGEEFIKKVQLKQEKEEIEQRLNEINNAESIYEEPEKTVPPRLDREIEIQEEQEYSDIMLGKSPTSNEINKKKYLVLGLILVILFLLTIIIIRLLNNDSTKDDSFSKSQNTASEKVLENENIEEQYQKIINEKLKNIKNENEKEVIKEEKIDEKLNLQKIEEKEIEEAVKEAKPDVFEIKKTEPIYVPPKKKALVEPKIEKKVEKEKPKPIVKKEVKKTTPVVKKATPKPAKNSSITTSPKGTFVQVGAFSKMPNNKYLSDITKKGFKYKVYKVTINNKLFHKVLIGPYQSRGQAKLATENIKKKLNISGAFILTF
- a CDS encoding anthranilate synthase component I family protein, whose amino-acid sequence is MQFYSKELFLDQFTPVSIYEKVKNLYKNEITFLFESTINSADGNYSFIAIGERERVWYENNTCFYKNEEGTVKEVESNPLKFLQKYYKEFDKQFYKQKAAELGIGLVDGFIGNIGYDIGKEFEPKLKESMNNLIDQLNIPDLDLIRPNIVLGFSHKTSKLIMVTSVDSKKDDLERIEKELFTPYTYTPLKKATLIDEGKFNFTKEEFFQMVAKSKEMVRSGDVFQILMSNRFIQKAKVDHLSFYRALRSKNPSPYLFFLEYENFSIAGSSPEVMIKLVDGHLLLRPIAGTRKRGKTLDKDIEMEIELINDVKERAEHLMLVDLGRNDIGRVARPGTVKVTDLMRIERYSHVMHIVSDVEAIIDEKYDMFDLFAATFTAGTMTGAPKIRAMELIAQFEGIKRNFYSGSIAYFGFDGNMDSAITIRTTMLTEDKVIFQAGAGVVADSKPEDEYLEVHNKLAANIATLNDLA
- a CDS encoding pyridoxine 5'-phosphate synthase — its product is MLLGVNIDHIAVLREARKINDPNPLDALGICKLGGADQITIHLREDRRHIHDNDAKVIIEQSSLPVNLECAIDEEIIDIVCKLKPARATLVPEKREEVTTEGGLDLEGSFDRIKKAVKKLHENEIEVSLFIDSDKNMIELSSKLKVEWIELHTGAFANIYAMLHGNLSNSHHSIKELELPRNELKKLLNNSRKEIKKAASLAQELNLKVAAGHGLNYQNVTKISSIKTIEELNIGQSIIARSVFTGLETAIKDMKELI